The following are encoded in a window of Clostridium thermarum genomic DNA:
- a CDS encoding glycoside hydrolase family 27 protein has protein sequence MGRYHLGAMPPMGWNSWNTFTWDINEQLIRDVADVFISDGYKDAGYEYIVIDDCWSLKERDKDGRLVADPEKFPSGMKALADYIHDKGLKFGMYSCVGTHTCAGFPGSFEHEFQDAELFAEWGIDYLKYDYCFKPRQMSGELLYKRMSLALKNCGRDILFSACNWGEDNVNKWIRSSGAHMYRSTGDIQDNWDSIKNIAISQLDKECYTGSYCHNDMDMLVVGMYGGSNNGWISSKIGGCSDNEYKTHFSLWSLMGSPLMIGCDIRNANQVTKDILMNRDIIAINQDIECRGAYRIKPEPQWFHSDEVFMLVKVLSNGDLAIGFFNLSDTQRELSLQFWDMGIPYASGCSLSMYDCWEHKELGVFKERFAPVVPAHDCVVVRAKLVK, from the coding sequence ATGGGAAGATATCATTTAGGTGCAATGCCTCCCATGGGATGGAATTCGTGGAACACATTCACATGGGACATAAATGAACAGCTGATTCGTGACGTTGCGGATGTATTCATTTCTGATGGATATAAAGATGCAGGTTACGAGTATATTGTCATAGATGACTGCTGGAGCTTAAAGGAGAGAGACAAGGACGGGAGACTTGTAGCAGACCCGGAAAAGTTTCCAAGCGGAATGAAAGCACTTGCTGATTATATTCATGACAAGGGTCTGAAATTTGGGATGTATTCCTGTGTTGGAACCCATACCTGTGCTGGATTTCCTGGAAGCTTTGAACACGAATTTCAGGATGCGGAGTTATTTGCAGAATGGGGTATAGATTATTTAAAGTACGATTACTGTTTTAAGCCTAGACAAATGTCAGGAGAGTTACTATATAAAAGAATGAGTCTGGCACTAAAAAACTGTGGTAGAGACATCCTATTTTCTGCCTGCAATTGGGGAGAAGATAATGTAAATAAGTGGATTCGGTCATCAGGTGCCCATATGTATCGATCCACAGGTGACATACAGGATAATTGGGATTCTATTAAGAATATCGCTATATCGCAGCTTGATAAAGAATGTTATACAGGATCATATTGTCATAATGATATGGACATGCTGGTTGTTGGCATGTATGGTGGTAGTAATAACGGTTGGATTAGCAGTAAAATTGGTGGCTGCAGTGATAATGAGTATAAAACACATTTTTCATTGTGGAGTCTTATGGGGTCTCCTCTCATGATTGGCTGTGATATCAGAAATGCTAACCAAGTAACAAAGGATATTTTGATGAACCGTGACATAATTGCCATCAATCAGGACATAGAATGCCGTGGTGCTTACCGCATTAAACCTGAGCCACAGTGGTTTCATTCAGATGAAGTTTTTATGTTGGTAAAAGTATTAAGTAATGGAGATCTTGCTATAGGCTTTTTCAATTTGAGCGACACCCAAAGAGAGCTTTCGTTACAGTTTTGGGATATGGGAATTCCCTATGCTTCAGGATGTTCACTGTCCATGTATGACTGCTGGGAACATAAAGAACTAGGAGTCTTTAAAGAAAGGTTTGCTCCTGTAGTACCGGCTCATGATTGTGTAGTAGTGCGGGCAAAACTGGTGAAGTAA